The Siniperca chuatsi isolate FFG_IHB_CAS linkage group LG9, ASM2008510v1, whole genome shotgun sequence genome includes a region encoding these proteins:
- the LOC122881289 gene encoding carcinoembryonic antigen-related cell adhesion molecule 5-like, producing MEIVAIHFILLGVISGLTKGAGVLPDGPLNAAVGQTVTFITTLTPPEKPFLVVGWKFGDRDIITFNYVNITAPEYEGRITLFMSTASLELRNLTLNDSGEYRVNIFPQGEPFKDGSTRLEVYVPVSNVRVTASSTDLVEFNSNSVRLSCSSSGSSLSFLWLNSSSEVTASNSDRVQLTDGGATLTIVNVTRYDQGPFRCHVFNPVSNGTSDPVDLSISYGPENINLTLSPTQEYYCEESNILLSCSAVSRPAAQFMWFLNGDLQSDTGPELRLMNIQMSQSGNYSCQAFNNKTLRYQTSQPSVVSVLARVSNVVVTSNTTDLVEFNSNSVRLSCSSSGSSLSFLWLNSSSEVTASNSDRVQLTDGGATLTIFNVTRYDQGPFRCHVFNPVSNGTSDPVDLSISYGPENIDLTISPTQEYFEEGSNIQLSCSAVSRPSALFYWFLNGDLQSDTGPELRLMNIQMSQSGNYSCQAFNNKTLRYQTSQPSGVSVVARVSNVVITSNTTDLVEFNSSSVRLSCSSSGSSLSFLWLNSSSEVTASNSDRVQLTDGGATLTIVNVTRYDQGPFRCHVFNPVSNGTSDPVDLSISYGPENIDLTISPTQEYFEEGSNIQLSCSAVSRPSALFYWFLNGDLQSDTGPELRLMNIQMSQSGNYSCQAFNNKTLRYQTSQPSVVSVKGKSPGGLSAGAIAGITLITCFIVAVGAAGGYSIYRKKINNKPQPDDTYDTSSEVTASNSDRVQLTDGGSNLPAMIRDHSGLCVGEGILPPGPLSGAVAGTVTFTTTLRPPESPFLFVSWSFKGENIITSTNINVTAPGHANRISLDRATGALELRNLVLEDSGEYTVTIIDQGLQKQGKTTLNVYVLITGATISSPTAILIEDKSSTNLSCKASGSISTRVWMKDGWPLRPSGRVSFSTDNRTVFIQPVHSSNHGTYQCQVSNPVSTMTVAHNLTVNFGPHNVSITGPSAAAPGQRVTLQCTADSVPPANFSWMFNGNETHVNNSMYIIERLEAESIGNYTCTARNMVTMLENSTVLNLRASCTAPCWSFLMLLISALTMRELM from the exons ATGGAAATAGTTGCGATACACTTTATCCTCCTGGGAGTCATCTCAG GTTTAACCAAAGGAGCTGGTGTGTTGCCAGACGGTCCTCTGAATGCAGCTGTGGGACAGACGGTGACGTTCATCACAACCCTGACTCCACCAGAAAAACCTTTTTTAGTAGTGGGCTGGAAATTTGGTGACAGAGATATAATCACTTTTAATTATGTAAACATAACTGCACCAGAGTATGAAGGCAGGATCACGCTCTTCATGTCTAcagcatctctggagctcaggaATCTGACTCTTAATGACAGTGGAGAATACAGAGTTAACATTTTCCCACAGGGAGAACCATTCAAGGATGGATCCACCAGACTGGAAGTTTATG TGCCAGTCTCTAATGTAAGGGTAACTGCCAGCAGCACAGACTTGGTGGAGTTCAACAGCAACTCTGTGCGTctgtcctgctcctcctctggaTCCTCGCTCTCTTTCCTCTGGCTGAACAGCAGCTCTGAGGTTACAGCCAGTAACAGCGACAGAGTTCAGCTCACTGATGGAGGGGCCACTCTCACTATCGTCAATGTGACCCGCTATGACCAGGGACCATTCAGGTGTCATGTGTTCAATCCTGTAAGCAATGGCACCAGTGATCCAGTAGAcctctccatcagct ATGGGCCAGAAAATATTAATCTGACACTATCTCCAACACAAGAATATTACTGCGAAGAGTCAAACATCCTCCTGTCCTGCTCAGCTGTCTCCAGACCTGCTGCCCAATTTATGTGGTTTCTGAATGGAGACCTGCAGTCTGATACTGGACCAGAGCTCAGACTGATGAACATTCAGATGAGTCAGAGtggtaactacagctgtcaggcCTTTAACAACAAAACTCTGAGATATCAAACATCTCAGCCTTCAGTTGTATCTGTGCTGG CGCGTGTTTCCAATGTGGTGGTAACTTCAAACACCACAGACTTGGTGGAGTTCAACAGCAACTCTGTGCGTctgtcctgctcctcctctggatcctctctctctttcctctggcTGAACAGCAGCTCTGAGGTTACAGCCAGTAACAGCGACAGAGTTCAGCTCACTGATGGAGGGGCCACTCTCACTATCTTCAATGTGACCCGCTATGACCAGGGACCATTCAGGTGTCATGTGTTCAATCCTGTAAGCAATGGCACCAGTGATCCAGTAGAcctctccatcagct ATGGCCcagaaaatattgatttgacaATATCTCCGACACAAGAATACTTTGAGGAAGggtcaaacatccaactgtCCTGCTCAGCTGTCTCCAGACCTTCTGCCCTGTTTTACTGGTTTCTGAATGGAGACCTGCAGTCTGATACTGGACCAGAGCTCAGACTGATGAACATTCAGATGAGTCAGAGtggtaactacagctgtcaggcCTTTAACAACAAAACTCTGAGATATCAAACATCTCAGCCATCAGGTGTGTCTGTAGTGG CGCGTGTTTCCAATGTGGTGATAACTTCAAACACCACAGACTTGGTGGAGTTCAACAGCAGctctgtccgtctgtcctgctcctcctctggatcctctctctctttcctctggcTGAACAGCAGCTCTGAGGTTACAGCCAGTAACAGTGACAGAGTTCAGCTCACTGATGGAGGGGCCACTCTCACTATAGTCAATGTGACCCGCTATGACCAGGGACCATTCAGGTGTCATGTGTTCAATCCTGTAAGCAATGGCACCAGTGATCCAGTAGACCTCTCTATCAGCT ATGGCCcagaaaatattgatttgacaATATCTCCGACACAAGAATACTTTGAGGAAGggtcaaacatccaactgtCCTGCTCAGCTGTCTCCAGACCTTCTGCCCTGTTTTACTGGTTTCTGAATGGAGACCTGCAGTCTGATACTGGACCAGAGCTCAGACTGATGAACATTCAGATGAGTCAGAGtggtaactacagctgtcaggcCTTTAACAACAAAACTCTGAGATATCAAACATCTCAGCCTTCAGTTGTATCTGTGAAGG GGAAATCACCTGGAGGTCTTTCAGCTGGTGCCATTGCTGGAATAACACTAATCACATGTTTCATAGTTGCTGTTGGGGCCGCTGGAGGGTACAGTATTTATAGAAAGAA aatCAACAACAAACCTCAGCCAGATGATACATACGATAC CAGCTCTGAGGTTACAGCCAGTAACAGCGACAGAGTTCAGCTCACTGACGGAGGCTCCAATCTACCCGCTATGATCAGGGACCATTCAG GTTTGTGTGTAGGTGAGGGTATCTTACCCCCGGGACCCCTGAGTGGAGCTGTGGCAGGCACAGTGACGTTCACCACCACCCTCAGACCTCCTGAGAGTCCATTCCTCTTCGTCAGCTGGAGCTTCAAAGGGGAGAACATCATCACCTCCACCAACATCAACGTCACTGCACCAGGACATGCCAACAGGATCTCACTAGACCGAGCCACAGGGGCCCTGGAGCTCAGGAACCTGGTGCTGGAGGACAGCGGGGAGTACACTGTCACCATCATAGACCAAGGGCTGCAGAAACAGGGGAAGACCACACTGAATGTGTATG TCCTGATAACTGGAGCCACCATCAGCAGCCCTACAGCCATCTTGATAGAAGATAAAAGCTCCACCAACCTCAGCTGCAAGGCCTCCGGCTCCATCAGCACCAGAGTGTGGATGAAGGATGGCTGGCCTCTCCGTCCGAGTGGTAGAGTCAGCTTTTCCACGGACAACAGGACAGTATTCATACAACCTGTTCACAGCTCCAACCACGGCACCTACCAGTGTCAAGTCAGCAACCCAGTCAGCACCATGACTGTGGCCCATAATCTCACTGTTAACT TTGGACCACATAACGTATCAATTACTGGACCATCAGCGGCAGCACCTGGTCAGAGAGTGACACTGCAGTGCACAGCGGACTCTGTCCCACCAGCAAACTTCAGCTGGATGTTCAACGGCAATGAGACACATGTTAATAACTCCATGTATATTATAGAGAGGTTGGAAGCAGAAAGCATAGGGAATTACACCTGTACTGCCAGAAATATGGTGACCATGCTGGAAAACTCCACAGTTCTGAATCTGAGAG CATCCTGCACTGCTCCCTGCTGGTCGTTTTTAATGCTTCTGATCAGTGCCCTGACTATGAGAGAATTAATGTAA
- the LOC122881985 gene encoding carcinoembryonic antigen-related cell adhesion molecule 1-like isoform X2, with amino-acid sequence MDILPLLCIVSVAFTGLTKGAGVLPDGPLNATVGQTVTFITTLTPPEKPFVTMGWKFGDRDIITFNGVNITAPEYEGRITLFMSTAFLELRNLTLNDSGEYRVNIFPQGEHSKDGSTRLEVYVPVSNVSVTASSTDLVEFNSSSVRLSCSSSGSSLSFLWLNSSSEVTASNSDRVQLTDGGATLTIINVTRYDQGPFRCHVFNPVSNGTSDPVNLSISYGPENIDLSISPTQEYFEEGSNIQLICSAVSRPSALFYWFLNGDLQSDTGPELRLMNIQMSQSGNYSCQAFNNKTLRYQTSQPSVVSVLARVSNVVVTSNTTDLLEFNSSSVRLSCSSSGSSLSFLWLNSSSEVTASNSDRVQLTDGGATLTIFNVTRYDQGPFRCHVFNPVSNGTSDPVNLSISYGPENIDLSISPTQEYFEEGSNIQLSCSAVSRPSALFYWFLNGDLQSDTGPELRLMNIQMSQSGNYSCQAFNNKTLRYQTSQSSFVSVLDKTVSCSAGCIAGIVIACFVVCGAGVGGGYYIYKKKKQMKTSSNRNTATITGGEGQNNAAYSGSQELNYADIRFSQNKDGGTVQQGLQNNSSEYTQVRVNNNPPAASSPPTYDAYIQRRRQPAPQPDANGAQIYAQN; translated from the exons ATGGATATATTACCTTTACTTTGTATCGTCTCTGTGGCTTTTACAG GTTTAACCAAAGGAGCTGGTGTGTTGCCAGACGGTCCTCTGAATGCAACTGTGGGACAGACGGTGACGTTCATCACAACCCTGACTCCACCAGAAAAACCTTTTGTAACAATGGGCTGGAAATTTGGTGACAGAGATATAATCACTTTTAATGGTGTAAACATAACTGCACCAGAGTATGAAGGCAGGATCACGCTCTTCATGTCTACAGCATTTCTGGAGCTCAGGAATCTGACTCTTAATGACAGTGGAGAATACAGAGTTAACATTTTCCCACAGGGAGAACATTCCAAGGATGGATCCACCAGACTGGAGGTTTATG TGCCAGTCTCTAATGTAAGTGTAACTGCCAGCAGCACAGACTTGGTGGAGTtcaacagcagctctgtgcgtctgtcctgctcctcctctggatcctctctctctttcctctggcTGAACAGCAGCTCTGAGGTTACAGCCAGTAACAGTGACAGAGTTCAGCTCACTGATGGAGGGGCCACTCTCACTATCATCAATGTGACCCGCTATGACCAGGGACCATTCAGGTGTCATGTGTTCAATCCTGTAAGCAATGGCACCAGTGATCCAGTAAAcctctccatcagct ATGGCCcagaaaatattgatttgtcaATATCTCCGACACAAGAATACTTTGAGGAAGGGTCAAACATCCAACTGATCTGCTCAGCTGTCTCCAGACCTTCTGCCCTGTTTTACTGGTTTCTGAATGGAGACCTGCAGTCTGATACTGGACCAGAGCTCAGACTGATGAACATTCAGATGAGTCAGAGtggtaactacagctgtcaggcCTTTAACAACAAAACTCTGAGATATCAAACATCTCAGCCTTCAGTTGTATCTGTGCTGG CGCGTGTTTCCAATGTGGTGGTAACTTCAAACACCACAGACTTGTTGGAGTTCAACAGCAGctctgtccgtctgtcctgctcctcctctggatcctctctctctttcctctggcTGAACAGCAGCTCTGAGGTTACAGCCAGTAACAGTGACAGAGTTCAGCTCACTGATGGAGGGGCCACTCTCACTATCTTCAATGTGACCCGCTATGACCAGGGACCATTCAGGTGTCATGTGTTCAATCCTGTAAGCAATGGCACCAGTGATCCAGTAAAtctctccatcagct ATGGCCcagaaaatattgatttgtcaATATCTCCGACACAAGAATACTTTGAGGAAGggtcaaacatccaactgtCCTGCTCAGCTGTCTCCAGACCTTCTGCCCTGTTTTACTGGTTTCTGAATGGAGACCTGCAGTCTGATACTGGACCAGAGCTCAGACTGATGAACATTCAGATGAGTCAGAGtggtaactacagctgtcaggcCTTTAACAACAAAACTCTGAGATATCAAACATCTCAGTCTTCATTTGTGTCTGTACTGG ACAAAACAGTAAGCTGTTCGGCTGGTTGCATCGCTGGAATAGTTATCGCATGTTTTGTCGTCTGTGGAGCAGGTGTTGGTGGAGGATactatatttataaaaaaaa aaaacagatgaaaacatccTCTAACAGAAATACTGCCACCATAACAG GAGGTGAAGGCCAGAACAATGCAGCATACTCAGGAAGTCAG GAGCTGAACTATGCAGATATCAGGTTTTCCCAGAACAAAGATGGTGGGACAGTCCAGCAGGGGTTACAGAATAACTCATCAGAATACACTCAGGTCCGAGTGAACAACAATCCTCCTGCAGCATCTTCTCCTCCTACCTATGATGCCTACATTCAGCGAAGGAGGCAACCAGCTCCTCAACCTGATGCTAATGGCGCACAAATTTACGCTCAGAACTGA
- the LOC122881987 gene encoding uncharacterized protein LOC122881987, with protein MRDITMIPCWKNLCVLLVALMGAPILEAWGQISWTGEVTAGFSTTFTCSSSCFLNCIYTWSFNGRTAIGSTLTWTPDGLDKTVELQCSVLHLETGDSSSMTSTVEIKNRVSVQISPSNAVPTLKQPLDLVCHEATSGVLSGPSHLVNQVVWYKDGQKVTLRENMQLLQNTSLHFDSLLPSDAGFYQCETSVSTVQQTSVFSLGYLLSFDPWNVIVSGPDTVFPGRLSKFTCLTSCTLNVDCTVKWQFRGGFHIGTYFSVHENELKWTPSIPGTFQNLTCVAENEAVGRSAEATKMVEVKGILLSGSEAVQHSGLFAVILSLGLLVLFDS; from the exons ATGAGAGACATTACTATGATACCCTGCTGGAAGaatctgtgtgttttgctggTGGCACTAATGG gtgCACCAATTTTGGAGGCCTGGGGGCAGATTTCCTGGACTGGCGAGGTGACAGCTGGTTTCAGTACCACTTTCACCTGTTCCTCTTCTTGCTTCCTAAACTGCATCTACACTTGGTCTTTCAACGGCCGCACAGCCATCGGGAGCACATTAACCTGGACACCAGATGGACTGGACAAAACAGTGgaattacagtgcagtgtacTCCATCTAGAAACAGGAGACTCCAGCAGCATGACCTCCACTGTAGAAATTAAGA ATCGAGTGTCTGTGCAAATCAGTCCATCAAACGCTGTCCCAACTCTCAAACAACCTCTGGATCTTGTCTGCCATGAAGCTACATCAGGTGTCCTCTCAGGCCCATCACACCTGGTGAACCAGGTGGTCTGGTACAAAGATGGACAGAAAGTGACCCTGCGTGAAAATATGCAGCTACTGCAaaacacttcacttcactttgaCTCACTGCTGCCCTCTGATGCTGGATTCTATCAGTGTGAGACTTCTGTGTCGACGGTACAACAGACAAGTGTTTTTAGCCTGGGCTATCTGCTCAGCT TTGATCCATGGAATGTCATCGTCAGCGGACCTGACACTGTGTTTCCCGGCAGATTGAGTAAATTCACCTGCTTGACGAGCTGTACCTTAAATGTGGACTGTACTGTCAAATGGCAGTTCAGGGGGGGTTTCCACATTGGAACCTACTTTTCAGTCCATGAAAATGAGCTCAAGTGGACCCCTTCCATTCCCGGTACTTTCCAAAACTTAACCTGCGTTGCAGAAAATGAAGCTGTTGGACGCTCTGCTGAGGCCACCAAGATGGTAGAGGTTAAAG GTATTCTTCTCTCTGGATCAGAGGCAGTGCAGCACAGTGGACTGTTTGCAGTGATCCTCAGCCTGGGACTGCTGGTGCTTTTTGACTCATAG
- the LOC122881985 gene encoding carcinoembryonic antigen-related cell adhesion molecule 5-like isoform X1, which produces MDILPLLCIVSVAFTGLTKGAGVLPDGPLNATVGQTVTFITTLTPPEKPFVTMGWKFGDRDIITFNGVNITAPEYEGRITLFMSTAFLELRNLTLNDSGEYRVNIFPQGEHSKDGSTRLEVYVPVSNVSVTASSTDLVEFNSSSVRLSCSSSGSSLSFLWLNSSSEVTASNSDRVQLTDGGATLTIINVTRYDQGPFRCHVFNPVSNGTSDPVNLSISYGPEYINLTLSPTQEYYCEGSNILLSCSAVSRPAAQFMWFLNGDLQSDTGPELRLMNIQMSQSGNYSCQAFNNRTLRYQTSQPSGVSVVARVSNVVVTSNTTDLLEFNSSSVRLSCSSSGSSLSFLWLNSSSEVTASNSDRVQLTDGGATLTIINVTRYDQGPFRCHVFNPVSNGTSDPVNLSISYGPENIDLSISPTQEYFEEGSNIQLICSAVSRPSALFYWFLNGDLQSDTGPELRLMNIQMSQSGNYSCQAFNNKTLRYQTSQPSVVSVLARVSNVVVTSNTTDLLEFNSSSVRLSCSSSGSSLSFLWLNSSSEVTASNSDRVQLTDGGATLTIFNVTRYDQGPFRCHVFNPVSNGTSDPVNLSISYGPENIDLSISPTQEYFEEGSNIQLSCSAVSRPSALFYWFLNGDLQSDTGPELRLMNIQMSQSGNYSCQAFNNKTLRYQTSQSSFVSVLDKTVSCSAGCIAGIVIACFVVCGAGVGGGYYIYKKKKQMKTSSNRNTATITGGEGQNNAAYSGSQELNYADIRFSQNKDGGTVQQGLQNNSSEYTQVRVNNNPPAASSPPTYDAYIQRRRQPAPQPDANGAQIYAQN; this is translated from the exons ATGGATATATTACCTTTACTTTGTATCGTCTCTGTGGCTTTTACAG GTTTAACCAAAGGAGCTGGTGTGTTGCCAGACGGTCCTCTGAATGCAACTGTGGGACAGACGGTGACGTTCATCACAACCCTGACTCCACCAGAAAAACCTTTTGTAACAATGGGCTGGAAATTTGGTGACAGAGATATAATCACTTTTAATGGTGTAAACATAACTGCACCAGAGTATGAAGGCAGGATCACGCTCTTCATGTCTACAGCATTTCTGGAGCTCAGGAATCTGACTCTTAATGACAGTGGAGAATACAGAGTTAACATTTTCCCACAGGGAGAACATTCCAAGGATGGATCCACCAGACTGGAGGTTTATG TGCCAGTCTCTAATGTAAGTGTAACTGCCAGCAGCACAGACTTGGTGGAGTtcaacagcagctctgtgcgtctgtcctgctcctcctctggatcctctctctctttcctctggcTGAACAGCAGCTCTGAGGTTACAGCCAGTAACAGTGACAGAGTTCAGCTCACTGATGGAGGGGCCACTCTCACTATCATCAATGTGACCCGCTATGACCAGGGACCATTCAGGTGTCATGTGTTCAATCCTGTAAGCAATGGCACCAGTGATCCAGTAAAcctctccatcagct ATGGGCCAGAATATATTAATCTGACACTATCTCCAACACAAGAATATTACTGCGAAGGGTCAAACATCCTCCTGTCCTGCTCAGCTGTCTCCAGACCTGCTGCCCAATTTATGTGGTTTTTGAATGGAGACCTGCAGTCTGATACTGGACCAGAGCTCAGACTGATGAACATTCAGATGAGTCAGAGtggtaactacagctgtcaggcCTTTAACAACAGAACTCTGAGATATCAAACATCTCAGCCATCAGGTGTGTCTGTAGTGG CGCGTGTTTCCAATGTGGTGGTAACTTCAAACACCACAGACTTGTTGGAGTtcaacagcagctctgtgcgtctgtcctgctcctcctctggatcctctctctctttcctctggcTGAACAGCAGCTCTGAGGTTACAGCCAGTAACAGTGACAGAGTTCAGCTCACTGATGGAGGGGCCACTCTCACTATCATCAATGTGACCCGCTATGACCAGGGACCATTCAGGTGTCATGTGTTCAATCCTGTAAGCAATGGCACCAGTGATCCAGTAAAcctctccatcagct ATGGCCcagaaaatattgatttgtcaATATCTCCGACACAAGAATACTTTGAGGAAGGGTCAAACATCCAACTGATCTGCTCAGCTGTCTCCAGACCTTCTGCCCTGTTTTACTGGTTTCTGAATGGAGACCTGCAGTCTGATACTGGACCAGAGCTCAGACTGATGAACATTCAGATGAGTCAGAGtggtaactacagctgtcaggcCTTTAACAACAAAACTCTGAGATATCAAACATCTCAGCCTTCAGTTGTATCTGTGCTGG CGCGTGTTTCCAATGTGGTGGTAACTTCAAACACCACAGACTTGTTGGAGTTCAACAGCAGctctgtccgtctgtcctgctcctcctctggatcctctctctctttcctctggcTGAACAGCAGCTCTGAGGTTACAGCCAGTAACAGTGACAGAGTTCAGCTCACTGATGGAGGGGCCACTCTCACTATCTTCAATGTGACCCGCTATGACCAGGGACCATTCAGGTGTCATGTGTTCAATCCTGTAAGCAATGGCACCAGTGATCCAGTAAAtctctccatcagct ATGGCCcagaaaatattgatttgtcaATATCTCCGACACAAGAATACTTTGAGGAAGggtcaaacatccaactgtCCTGCTCAGCTGTCTCCAGACCTTCTGCCCTGTTTTACTGGTTTCTGAATGGAGACCTGCAGTCTGATACTGGACCAGAGCTCAGACTGATGAACATTCAGATGAGTCAGAGtggtaactacagctgtcaggcCTTTAACAACAAAACTCTGAGATATCAAACATCTCAGTCTTCATTTGTGTCTGTACTGG ACAAAACAGTAAGCTGTTCGGCTGGTTGCATCGCTGGAATAGTTATCGCATGTTTTGTCGTCTGTGGAGCAGGTGTTGGTGGAGGATactatatttataaaaaaaa aaaacagatgaaaacatccTCTAACAGAAATACTGCCACCATAACAG GAGGTGAAGGCCAGAACAATGCAGCATACTCAGGAAGTCAG GAGCTGAACTATGCAGATATCAGGTTTTCCCAGAACAAAGATGGTGGGACAGTCCAGCAGGGGTTACAGAATAACTCATCAGAATACACTCAGGTCCGAGTGAACAACAATCCTCCTGCAGCATCTTCTCCTCCTACCTATGATGCCTACATTCAGCGAAGGAGGCAACCAGCTCCTCAACCTGATGCTAATGGCGCACAAATTTACGCTCAGAACTGA